In Solanum stenotomum isolate F172 chromosome 6, ASM1918654v1, whole genome shotgun sequence, one DNA window encodes the following:
- the LOC125867790 gene encoding agamous-like MADS-box protein AGL82 has translation MEKKMKGNMLNYKKKKETIKKKTRELSILCDIKACVILVDPDGEVDTWPENPTDFNPIIQSYKENLFNGKRKRIDDDGCFEKKSKKNHALFCDDGEDQWLNDVFRESNESLLVKLNSKLEAVERRIEFLKMMNYGNGVVGGSISSEKESLLANQETHNSDFEVAINGDRFENSSAYNQETEIAMAAELWVIAGDESAHDHGQEIDFLRGNATLNNLNNV, from the coding sequence atggagaagaagatgaagggCAACATGCTAAAttacaagaagaaaaaagaaactatcaagaaaaaaaCTAGAGAGCTTTCAATCCTCTGTGACATTAAAGCTTGTGTCATTCTTGTTGATCCTGATGGAGAAGTAGATACATGGCCTGAAAATCCCACTGATTTCAACCCCATTATTCAATCCTATAAAGAAAATCTCTTTAACGGCAAGAGAAAACGAATTGATGATGATGGGTGTTTCGAGAAAAAGTCAAAAAAGAATCATGCTCTGTTTTGCGATGATGGTGAAGATCAGTGGCTTAATGACGTGTTTAGAGAGTCGAACGAAAGTTTGTTGGTGAAATTGAATTCGAAATTGGAGGCTGTGGAGAGAAGAATTGAATTCTTGAAGATGATGAATTATGGGAATGGGGTTGTTGGAGGATCAATTTCAAGTGAGAAAGAAAGTTTACTTGCTAATCAAGAAACCCATAATTCTGATTTTGAAGTTGCAATTAATGGCGATCGATTTGAAAACAGTAGTGCTTATAATCAAGAAACAGAAATTGCTATGGCGGCTGAGTTATGGGTGATTGCTGGTGATGAATCTGCTCATGATCATGGCCAAGAAATTGATTTTCTGAGAGGTAATGCGACACTAAACAATTTGAATAATGTGTAG